In Pogoniulus pusillus isolate bPogPus1 chromosome 2, bPogPus1.pri, whole genome shotgun sequence, the following are encoded in one genomic region:
- the COL6A1 gene encoding collagen alpha-1(VI) chain: MRLRDFLLTLLILAAFLGGASWAQRPEITSRVANAEDCPVDLFFVLDTSESVALRVKPFGDLVAQVKDFTNRFIDKLTNRYYRCDRNLVWNAGALHYSDEVVLIKSLTAMPRGQNELKNRVSSVNYIGKGTYTDCAIKRGIEELLVSGSHHKENKYLIVVTDGHPLEGYKEPCGGLDDAANEAKHLGIKVFSVAISPNHLDQRLNIIATDHAYRRNFTATSLKPTRELDVEETINTIIDMIKLNTEQSCCSFECQPPRGQPGPPGDPGSEGERGKPGLPGQKGEAGDPGRPGDMGPVGYQGMKGDKGTRGDKGSRGAKGAKGEKGRRGIDGIDGMKGEAGYPGLPGCKGSPGFDGAQGPSGPKGDPGAYGPKGRKGEPGDDGKPGRQGIPGSPGEKGMPGNRGEPGPTGETGDEGAPGVDGPPGERGSNGERGPPGSPGDRGPRGQLGEPGPPGDQGREGPLGPPGDQGEVGPPGPKGYRGDDGPRGNEGPKGLPGAPGLPGDPGLRGERGEDGPPGNGTTGFTGAPGQPGDRGDPGINGTKGYVGPKGDEGEAGDPGNDNPVSGPRGIKGAKGHRGPEGRPGPPGPVGPPGPDECEILDIIMKMCSCCECTCGPVDLLFVLDSSESIGLQNFQIAKDFIIKVIDRLSKDERVKFESGESRVGVVQYSHGNTQELVAMGDANIDNIGALKQAVKNLKWIAGGTFTGEALQFTKENLVRRFTSDKRVAIVITDGRSDTLRDPTPLNSLCDVTPVVSLGIGDIFRNPPNPDHLNDIACLSRPTRPGLSIQRDNYAELLDDTFLQNITSYVCQEKKCPDYTCPITFEGLADITLLVDSSTSVGSKNFETTKKFVKRLAERFLEAGKPADDSVRVSVVQYSGKNQQKVEAQFQHNYTVIAKAIDNMEFINDATDVNAALRYVTGLYQRSSRAAAKKRVLVFSDGNSQGITPRAIERAVQEAQQAGIEIYVLAVGSQANEPNIRVLVTGKSADYDVVYGERHLFRVPDYTSLLRGVFYQTVSRKIAVD; this comes from the exons ATGAGGCTGCGAGACTTTCTACTCACTTTGCTGATCCTGGCTGCCTTCCTGGGGGGGGCCTCGTGGGCTCAGCGCCCAGAAATCACCTCCCGGGTGGCAAACGCAGAAG ACTGCCCTGTGGACCTGTTCTTCGTCCTGGACACCTCAGAGAGCGTTGCCCTGAGGGTGAAGCCCTTTGGGGACCTGGTTGCCCAGGTGAAAGATTTCACCAACCGGTTCATTGACAAGCTGACAAACAG GTACTACCGCTGTGACCGCAACCTGGTGTGGAATGCTGGGGCACTGCACTACAGTGACGAGGTCGTGCTCATCAAGAGCCTTACCGCGATGCCCAGGGGCCAGAATGAGCTGAAGAACCGTGTCTCATCTGTGAACTACATTGGCAAGGGCACCTACACCGACTGTGCCATAAAGCGAGGCATTGAGGAGCTGCTTGTCAG TGGCTCACATCACAAGGAGAATAAATACCTAATTGTGGTGACTGATGGACACCCCTTGGAAGGTTATAAGGAGCCCTGTGGAGGCCTGGACGATGCTGCCAATGAAGCCAAACATCTGGGAATCAAAGTGTTCTCCGTTGCTATCTCCCCTAACCACCTG GACCAGCGGCTCAACATCATCGCCACAGACCATGCCTACCGGCGCAACTTTACTGCCACCAGCCTGAAGCCAACCCGAGAGCTCGATGTGGAGGAAACCATCAACACCATCATTGACATGATT AAACTTAACACAGAGCAATCG TGCTGCTCTTTTGAGTGCCAG CCTCCCCGAGGGCAGCCTGGCCCTCCTGGTGACCCAGGCAGTGAG GGAGAAAGAGGCAAGCCAGGTCTTCCTGGCCAGAAAGGAGAAGCTGGAGACCCA GGCAGGCCAGGGGACATGGGACCTGTTGGCTACCAAGGAATGAAG GGTGACAAAGGAACTCGGGGAGATAAG GGCTCAAGAGGAGCCAAAGGGGCCAAG GGTGAGAAAGGCAGGCGTGGAATTGATGGCATCGATGGCATGAAG GGTGAAGCTGGATACCCAGGGTTACCTGGCTGCAAAGGCTCACCGGGATTTGAC GGAgctcaaggcccatctggaccAAAGGGAGATCCTGGTGCTTATGGACCCAAGGGAAGGAAG GGGGAGCCTGGGGATGATGGAAAGCCTGGCCGACAAGGGATTCCTGGCAGCCCCGGAGAGAAG GGCATGCCTGGAAACCGGGGCGAGCCTGGACCAACAGGAGAGACAGGTGATGAG GGTGCTCCAGGTGTGGATGGTCCTCCTGGAGAACGG GGCAGCAATGGAGAAAGAGGTCCCCCAGGCTCGCCAGGTGACCGTGGGCCAAGAGGACAGCTG GGAGAGCCTGGACCACCTGGTGATCAAGGGCGGGAAGGACCCCTCGGACCACCTGGTGACCAG GGTGAGGTTGGACCCCCAGGACCCAAGGGCTACAGAGGAGATGATGGCCCCCGTGGCAACGAG GGCCCAAAAGGAttgcctggagcacctgggctgcctggagatCCTGGCCTGAGAGGGGAAAGG gGGGAGGATGGCCCTCCTGGGAATGGCACAACTGGATTCACAGGTGCCCCG GGACAGCCAGGAGACAGAGGTGACCCTGGCATTAAT GGAACAAAAGGCTATGTTGGTCCTAAGGGTGAtgaaggagaagctggagaCCCTGGCAATGAT AATCCAGTCTCTGGCCCCAGGGGGATAAAAGGGGCAAAGGGCCACAGAGGACCTGAAGGCCGCCCG GGACCACCAGGACCTGTGGGGCCTCCAGGACCAGAT GAATGTGAAATCTTGGACATCATCATGAAGATGTGCT cttgcTGTG AGTGCACCTGTGGCCCCGTCGACCTCCTCTTCGTGTTGGACAGCTCAGAGAGCATTGGCCTGCAGAACTTCCAGATTGCCAAGGACTTCATCATCAAAGTCATTGACCGCCTGAGCAAGGACGAGCGTGTGAAG TTTGAATCTGGAGAGTCTCGTGTGGGTGTTGTGCAGTACAGCCATGGCAACACACAGGAGCTGGTGGCCATGGGCGATGCCAACATAGACAACATCGGGGCACTCAAACA GGCAGTCAAGAACCTGAAATGGATAGCTGGGGGGACCTTCACTGGAGAAGCCCTGCAGTTCACCAAGGAGAACCTGGTGCGGAGATTCACCTCTGACAAGCGCGTTGCCATCGTCATCACAGACGGACGTTCTGACACACTAAGGGATCCTACCCCACTCAACTCTCTGTGTGATGTCACCCCG GTGGTTTCCCTTGGAATAGGAGACATTTTCCGTAACCCTCCGAATCCAGATCACCTGAATGACATTGCTTGTTTGAGCAGACCGACCAGACCAGGACTGTCCATTCAAAGGGACAACTATGCAGAGCTCCTGGATGATACCTTCTTGCAGAACATCACCTCATACGTCTGCCAAG AGAAGAAATGTCCAGATTACACCTGTCCAA TCACCTTCGAGGGGCTGGCAGATATCACACTGCTGGTGGACAGCTCCACCAGTGTGGGGAGCAAGAACTTTGAGACCACCAAGAAGTTTGTGAAGCGGTTGGCGGAGCGGTTCCTGGAGGCCGGCAAGCCTGCTGACGACTCTGTGCGCGTCTCAGTGGTCCAGTACAGCGGCAAGAACCAGCAGAAAGTGGAGGCTCAGTTCCAGCACAACTACACAGTCATCGCCAAGGCCATCGACAACATGGAGTTCATCAACGACGCCACGGACGTCAATGCCGCTCTGCGGTACGTCACGGGGCTGTACCAGCGGTCGTCCCGTGCTGCGGCCAAGAAGAGGGTGCTGGTGTTTTCTGATGGCAACTCTCAAGGGATCACTCCAAGGGCCATTGAGAGGGCTGTGCAGGAAGCTCAGCAGGCTGGCATTGAGATCTATGTGCTGGCAGTGGGCAGCCAAGCCAACGAGCCCAACATCCGTGTCCTGGTCACAGGGAAGAGCGCAGATTATGACGTGGTCTATGGGGAGCGCCACCTCTTCCGCGTGCCTGATTATACTTCTCTGCTGCGAGGCGTCTTCTACCAAACTGTCTCCAGGAAGATAGCTGTTGACTGA